The following is a genomic window from Salvelinus fontinalis isolate EN_2023a chromosome 11, ASM2944872v1, whole genome shotgun sequence.
TGTCAGTTGTACACAATTATTGACGCTTTACACCAACCCctccaaaatacacacatacggGTTGGAGAGATTGGATTGCCATACTGAGCACCATTGGAGCAATTGTTGTCGTGGGtgggggggttaagtgccttgctcaagggcacaacggcaggcaatggcatctaggatttgataccagcaaAACTATGGTTAAGAGCTCACTTCACGCCAGACCTGGGATTCGAACTGGCAAACCCTCTATTTTCCGGCtcgtctctctaaccactaggctaactgacacgcacgcacccaTGCACACAGCCCAAAACTGACTGcatactggttgaatcaatgttgttttaaTGTAATTTGGCAATGTATTGCGACGTGGAATCAACATGGAAAATACATtcgatttgaaaaaagtaataaACCAATACTGTTTTCATCTCATTTCAACCAACGTTGTAAACATTGAACACTGAAAACAACAGGTTGTTACTTCAATCTAATTTCAACATAATCATCAGAACTATGTATACGTTGGGAATTCCACAATATATCGTATAATATAGAGCATATCGTGTGGTTGAAATTATGTTGAATTTTAGATTTGATAAGAcatatttttttttgttgacaGTAAAATGGTATTTTTGAATAATTTGTTTCAACGTCATGCTTGCAACTTAAATAAATCTGGGGGGTTTTTTCAATCAAATTTGAAGGAACAGCAACAATTTCTACCTGAACAGTGACTGGTGATGCACTTCAGTTCAATTGAGTCTGCCATCCAGATGTCCACCTCTGCATACGCTTCTTAGTTTGGAAACAAGTTGTGTTCATCTCGGCTTAGCTATCATGGTAACACATTTAGACATTGATCAGATTCCATACTAAGTTGCGTAGACTACCTAAATAACATTGCCTAGTTGATAGTAACTCCTCTAACTTTTCTTACACAAGCTGTGTGTGAAAGTAAATTCGGCGTGAGGTTGGGTTTATGTAGGCTACATTGACATCTGATTTGCCCAAAGGACACCGTCGTTTCCATATGTAGATAGGTGTACTATCGTTCATCCATGCTTGATTGGATGGTTAGCCCTACAAATAGGATACCACTTTCGTGATATTAATAATACATTGTTACCTTTGGATATTTCCTTGTGTATGAAGGATGGTTGGTTGGTTTAAAATGCAATGAATTAGTTATTTACATGTCGGATTCAAGtatccatctcaaccaaaaatctacgTCGATTTTAGTTTTGATTTAGTGctattctttaactttgatttttggttgagattgaGACGTGAGTCAAGCATGTCAATCATTCACTTGTAGACAAACTGCATATTGAACTGTgaatgcaaccaaatatcaacatttgaagaagATGTATATTCTGCTTGGAtagtatatctactgtatattacCAATACAATATATAAAAGACAAAATCCAAAAAGGTGAAAGTATATTATTAATATCATTATTTTGTCATCCTATTTATAGGGCTAATGGTAACCACTTCTAAACTTCCAAAGATCTAATCAACCATAGCCTTCATACTGAACAGGGCCGGATCAAGAAACCATAGTCCCCTGGGCTTTGTTTCTAGTTGTTCTACAGACCGATTATCCTTTTCTTTTCAGCAGTAGGCATTGGCTTTCCAAAACTGTATGTTTTTCCCTCGATTCTATTTAGAATTATGCAAAAGGCAAAACCGACAGCCTCaaccaaccatagaaatatattccatagatggcagttcccattcaagtcaggactggcagccattgctagtgtacccatgagtttaacagTCAAAGGTTACAGCACCCTTCTATGGATTATATGTCTATGGTCAACACACAACAAGCTGTATATTTGGCACGCATGCTGCCCGAACTGCGGCCTTCCCTACTGTGAGCATACAGGTAAATGcacaaataaagggaacacttgagTAAACAGTTGTACAAAGTatatgttatggtgtggggtgcattttcctggcatggtttaggtctacttgtagaatctatgccaaggcgcattgaagctgttctgggaGCTCGTATTGGCCAAATACCTTTTTTTAGACACTTTATGTTGACgcttcctttattttggcagataCCTGTATGTGCTTGTGATAAAACTTAATCGGTTTTCCTTTTCTAAACTAGTGATCTTCTGTAGCAAAATTTTGCTCTCTGCtgtattttgaacattgagagcGGGCTCCTGTGGTTggataaaaaattataatatggatatattattatttttgttggCCTCTTGGGCCCAGCCCCTGACTCACACAATTGACCAGTCACATTTATTTGTTCTGCAGTTTATAATTTTGTTTTTATTAATCAGTTACCCAATCATGGCAGGGCCCCCCATTTAATCACATGGgcctcctacctcctctcctcccccatctgaTGATTAGCAGAGCGGCAGCAATAGGCTGTCTACACTCATTGAGAGTGGGCTCCTGAGTCCTCCTGTGGTTGGCAGTtgcaataaaaaaatacaatatcTATACTACAtatataacatatactgtatataaaatatctaaaatatatacagtatttcctttatttATTTTGTAAAACGGGCCTGGGCCCTGGAGCTTCAGCCCCGGTGTGCCCCTGCGTTAATCCAGCCCTGCCTACAGTACATAAACCCAACCTCACTCCAAATTAACTTTCACATACAGCTTGTTAAAGAAAAGGTATAGGAGTTACTTTGAACTATTCAATGTGACTTATGTAGTCTACGCAAATGAGTTTCGAGGCTGATCCATGTCTAAATGAGTTGACACTATGTCCGAGCTGAATCAAACATAGCTTTTTACCGGATCTGAGTAGGGTACATAGAGGTAAGCATCTGGATGGTGGACTTGTTCTCACTGGGTGCATTATTCCTCATATACCAGTAGGAGTCAAATGTTCAGTCGGGAATTGTTGGACTGTGGCTTCACATTTCATTTCAATACACCTCTTTATTTAGGTTGATGGCATGCCGTTGAAACAATGACGTTTTCAAACATGCCATTTTACTATCCACATTGAAACAAGATCAAATCAAATATGTCCAATCAAATATGAAATTCTATATAATTTCAACCACctgatatatataatatataaacaggaaTAAAATGATTTCTAACATTTCTTTGTGTAATTTTCAACACAATTTCGACGTTATACATAGTTctgatgatgatgttgaaatcAGATTGATGTAAAAACCTGTTATTCAGGTTAAGTCAATGAATTTAAGTTGAAGTTTTACCCTAATTCAATGTTTACAACGCGGGTTGAAATTAGATGTAAACAGTACtggttgattacttttttcaaatccaatgtattttccacatcGATTCCACGTCGCAATAGattgacaaattacattgaaacaacgttgattcaactgtgtgtgcccagtgggatagcacttaactgactacacacacacacacagcactacaCCATAGAACGAAGAAAAGTACATATAAGCAAAGATTACATTTGCTGATTCTAATATTTTTCTAATCATTCCGATTACGACACCTTACAATAATATCCATTTTCCGGATTTAGCATCACTGTGAAGCGCAGTTGCGATGATAACTTTAGCCGCATGCAAGCCTGTTGCACTGGTCCGACAACCCATTAGTGTTTATCTTCTCTGCTTCCGTCCACTGCTACAGGGAGGGCTCCCCAGCTCCccaccaccctccctccatccctccttccttccttccctccttgcGAAACGGGCCACCCATCTGTTCTCCTTTCTCCTGGCCCTCGCCTTTTCCCCTCTCAAATAAAGGCGCCAATCATTTTAATTGGCACCCTGGAGTCAATTGTCCCTGTGTCACTGGAAAGGAGgaagcgaggagaggagaggacatcaaTGATATATGAATGACGTTTGTAATTCAGAGAGGGTATAGCTAGTGGCTGACTTATCAACCAGAATAATATTAAATATGTTTCCCCATTGAGCAAATGCTATAGCTTACATACAGGCCTTGATATTTAACAGTGGGTTTTCAATACAAATGAAGTATtttctttatatatattttttatttaacgaggaaagttaagaacaaattcttatttacaatgatggtatacaccggccaaacctgggccaattgtgtgccgccctatgggacaacccaatcacggctggatgtgatacagtctggattcgaaccagagtgTCTGTGGTGACACTTccagcactgaaatgcagtgccttagactgctgcaccactcagaAGTCAAGTGTTGCGATGAAATAcaaagaagagacagacagaaagataatTACATAGACATATATTTATACGCATATGAATACAAATACATATACATATTATACAATATCTTGGCCTTTCAAGCCATAGAGCATGAAAACAGCTCTTTCAAACCAGAACACAAAAAAAATGATCTTTAAATAAGTGCAATTTGTTAGAGACAAAGAATTGTAAAACATATATAAAGTtattttttccatcattcttttttttttgttttgagtAAAGATCACATGGTACGGACATGGAGATAGTTGTGCAAAGACCTATATATTTACATTGAGTTTGTTCTTCACTGTGAGTAATAGAATGTTGCCGGTTAACTCGACACGGTCAATTACAACTTTTACTTAGCCTGACCCCAGATCACTTTGTGCTTTTATCCAACAGCATGACAAATAATAGTTGGCCTAAGCACATACAGATCTGGAATTAGGTTATAACTTTCATGCCCAAAggaattactgtactgtatggcctATATACCCTTGGATGGCCTATATAACCTTAGTTGTGCGTAAAAACAAAACACTGCCTCTGTATAATAATCtttttttttcaaataaagaAACATTGCCACACAATCTCATAGGACTTAAACCATCAAACTCATGATACAATAGCACcgtgtagatggagagagagagagagtgtgagagtgagaactGGGCCCATATTTATAAAGTTTCTCAAaacaggagtgctgatctaggatcagccttCCTACACTGAGATACTttgggaatatgggccctggAGAGAGCTTGAAGGAAGAGAGGGAACTACTGTATtctccagggttggggtcagtttcaTTTCAATGCTATTCAATTCAGAACCTAAAGCAAATTCCAAATCCAAATTGAAAAGCATTGGAATTATAGTCTACTTCCTGAATTGATGGGATTTTAAAGGGAATTGAACTCTGGTATTCTTTATTACCCCCAGTCAATTCTCTCTGGCATGGGTTTCTTTGTATATGATGCTGTATTTTCAGTGCTGCACGGTGTCAGGAGATtgcacatcacaaaataaacgattccattcagtcagtgagcccagagaaatagaaagagagaaacagtttGATGCTGAGCTATTTGCTATGAAAGCATTATCATcttcgacccagtaaggccaagGGCTAGATTTTCTTATGTGGTCCctttgaatgttttttttttcttcatatgaaGCGTTATGTGTTTTTGAACATGAGAATGGCCTCTTATTCAGGGTATCATTCACTATATAGCTTTTTAGTTTTGTGCTGCTTTTCCATGTGGTTACAACACTGCATTTGAACAAGTATAGCGTCTGTTGAACATGCAATACAAACACACGACTGACTGTACAGCTGCAGGAACGGGAGATGCTATTGAAAGGGATGGGGGTCACATGACAGTTACTTCTCTTCTAGGTTAGTTATTATCTGAGGAGGTTTTGAGGGGATGTGCTGGGTGAATATCGGAGTTGGATCCAGATACTGAGACCTGAAGAAAAAAATACCATTTGACATTACAAGAGGAAATGCAGTAATTATTTTAAGGAATACCCCAAACGAAACATAGGCTactgtgtctcactctctctgtatGAAGAGAGAATGCCTTGGGCAAAGCTGCAGGTGAGCAACTGAAAGAGTTTTGGGGGGAAAAGATAGAAAGAAACAAAATAGGAAGTAAAGTAGAAGTGTAAAGCTAGCCAGGTAGTAGAAGTGTGAAGCTAGCCAagtcagccaggtcacccgtgatacaagtcagtattcgacatccATACATGTCCGAGGACgttgggagatgacgtggaaatcAGCCAcaagggcaacagtgagcgctgttatcTTCAAATAGGCATTGGCCTCTGATTTCAAAGGTTGGAAATTCAAATCTAGCAAAAAAAGTTTTCATTTGaaacctatcccaaaccttaactctgaatggttaaggtaagtgtTAACACCTAAACttcaccctaaccttaaaaatccagagttaatgcctaaacttaaccttaaacacttagaAATTTGAAGTTTGCAACAACTTCAAAATTTGATGTTtagaaacatggatgaatgtctaattGTAACGCGAGACTGTGAGAGCCAGTTGAGCCAAGTAGTAGGAGTGTGAAGCTAGCCAAGTAGTAGTGGTGCGAAGCTAGTCAAGTAGTAGTGGTGCGAAGCTAGCCGAGTAGTAGAAGTTTGAAGCTAGCTAAGTTGCTTCCTCTCTGCCGGCTTCGCTGCCTCTCAGGTCCATCTCTCCCTTCAATATTTGATGGAGGACGGTTTGAATTATGGATGTTGCTTATTGAAAAAAAACAGTGTTCAACAACAGCCCCAGTAGAACCACAGCAACAAGACACAAGCAAAGACGTTTCCACAACTACAAGACCCAAATCGGTGGTACACTACGGTAACGAAAAAGGGACATTGGCTTAGTGGAAACCCCCGCAGCACTCACTCTCCAGGTCATAGAGTGTGCATTGTTCAAGATGGATAAACAAAAAAGCAAGAACAAGTGGGGCACAAAAAGAGTGCAAAAAAGCTTTATCTGATCAAGCTCGTGACAAATTACAGAAGAtaaccagtgcttgacttggactgacaTAGGCGCCGGTACTCAATTTGTATGCCAGTACTGTTTATATCTAGGTGCAGTAGCTCCACAATAtctttgagctaatattctataagatgAACAGGAGCTCTAGAAgatttgaggtgccggtactcagctccggtgagctcctgacCTAGTCAAGCACAGGAGATAACCACATCAGCAAAGCTACCACCTCGCCCTCGACTGATGAAACACGATCGCAGGTGGAAGCTAGTAGACCTACTTATgcaacagctagctagcactagcAGCCTCCCAGTCCCGAAAGAGACCTCACTGCCTGGCCCCGGCAATGACAGTAgccttgctcctcctcttcttcttcctcccctCGAGAATAGTGACAGTTCCTCTAGTGAGAGTGCCGGCCCtgtttctcctccttctctcccccccaaAAACCAAGCTGACGACTGCCAGAGACCCAGCgatgctcaaatcaaatcaaattctatgaGAGCAACCCACCTTCTGTGAAAAACTGGTAAGCCTACGAGTGATGAGACGGATAGCCCCGTCAGCGTGTAGGGTGAGTTCCAATGTGTAATATAAATAGGTTACCAGCTAAATACTGTATATAGCTATACATACTGGTTTCATAGACTGgaagtaacatagtaaatgtaaatccagaacactcaaattagtatgatatgttacatttggtatggacGGTTGCATAAGGTTACTTAAGGCACAAACGAAGCGGATGTGGTTGGGTTAGTGCATAATGTGAACGTCAGCAACGCAAAGGTTTgtgtgttcaaatctcatcacggacaacttcagaatatttgcaactacttactactttttgtCTACTTCGcagctacttagcatgttagctaactattcccctaaccctaacccttttggCTAACCCGTCCCcgtcccctaaccttaaccattttagctaacccttctcctaaccctaactcttttagctaacccttctcctAACTCTTTTAGTtaacccttctcctaacccttttagctaaccctctccctaaccctaacccttttagctaacccttcccctaaccctaatcttaacccttttagctaacacttctcctaaccctaacccttttagctaacccttcccctaaccctaaccttaacccttttagctaacccttctcctaaccctaactcttttAGCTAAcacttctcctaaccctaacccttttagctaacccttcccctaaccctaactttaaccgtTTCagttaacccttcccctaaccctaactggtgtggcaggtagcctagtggttagagcattgggccagtaaccgtaaaGGTTACTcaattgaatccctgagctgacaaggtaaaaatatgttgttctgcccctgaataaggcagttaacccactgttccccggtaggctgtcactgtaaataagaatttgttcttaactgacttgcctagttaattaaataaaggttaaaaaaataatccCTAGTACTAGTAAACATTAGttacaacaaattggaatttgtaacataatgtgtaatttgtaacatattaaatggatgatggacattcacgaattaatacataccaaacataacatatcatgctAAATggactcctgagtggcgcagcggcctaaggcactgcgtcttagtgcaagaggcatccctacagtccctggtttgaatccaggctgtatcacatctggctgtgtttgggagtcccataggacagcGCACAATTGACCTagcatcgtccggggtaggcagtcattgtaaataagaatttgttcttaactgacttgcctagttaaaaaaatttAATGTCTTGGTTTTACGTACAAAACagtacgaaatgctctgagaccacatTGAGCTATTTGTAGGCTAGACTGCATTGTCTGCATAATGAAACAATCCCTAGTAAGCTATTGCTTTGACGGTGGACTGATTCTATTAACGCTCAATAATACACTGGTTTTAAGCAGCACAAACTTTTTACCCAAGCTACGAGAGAGCACAAGGAAGGCTAAGGTAGGCTATAAGACCTAACAGGACAGTTGTATATTCAAACAATAATTTATTGGTTACTGATTAGTGTGCTGTTGCATCGAAAAATTCATATTACAATCTTCAATGTTTGAATTTCCCACTTTAATTACTGAACAAGTAAATACATTATTGCCACCAGCCAGCATTCTAAATAGCAGCACTGCGacactgtaggcctatagctTCGTGAAACATAAacattagggatgcacgatatatcggtaagcatatcggaatcggccgatattagctaaaaatgccaacttcggcatcggcccgatgtctagtttaacgcaaaaccgatgtcaaagctgacgtgcatacctatataacgtaggtagatgacgtaatgacgccgcgaaaaatacagcgctacacgtgcaacacagcattcctaacctagccccaaatgtctgctgtgtggatctatTTTGGTGTTTCAAAGGAAGATAACAAAAAGGCCATATGCAATGTTTACGCTGCTATTATTTCCAGAGGGGAGAAAGTGAAATCGTTCAATACCACAAACCTAATTACTCATTTGAAAGTGCATCACCCCCAGACGTTCAGCGAAAAAAAGCTGGGAAAAAATAAGCGCATACTTCCAACAATTAAACTAATTCAAgtcaagcagtcatttgaaagagtaggaacatttcagcgagacagctcaaaggtgaaatccattgacgccaagataatggaattcattgcccttgacaatcaacagttttctgtcgtggatgatgttggctttccCCGAATGGTCGAGCACCtagagcaccggtacacactaccttGTAGGTGGTATTTTTCAGACGtagccctaccggagttacacggTATCGTTGAAATGCACATCAatgagctacttgctatgggcgtcactgctattagcgtcataactgacatttggaccagcaatgtcagccccatgagcatgcttagtctgacagcacagtgggtcgacgaggatttcgtactgaggaaagccgtattgcatgctcaagaatgtgctggttctcataccgctgctgccatttcaatgacATTTgggaacatgtttgaaacttggaaacatgaacacactcctagctccattcgaacaactgacttgagaaataagctcatcaactgcctctgcagcagacgtgataccctctgtcacGGCATTGAAATGCCTCCTCAAAAAAACTGCCGACACAGAACGTGGGGTTAAAACTTGAAAAAGTACTCTACTAGAGGCAAGCGATTCGGTgacattctctctgagcctcttccctgtgtcgccaccatgctcgatgctaggtacctggaccgctacttcgatgcagacaagaaacagggcttacgtgaaatgttacagacacagctggacaagatggaaatggacacagtgacagtgcgcaccgaggaagaggacccacggacagacagagctgaaacttcactgcttgacatgtatgatgaaatcctggttgagaatgaaacgacagAACAAATGAACaaggaaacagcacagcaagtaagtgaaagaaataggttttgattatgttttactggtaatggggacatacgtaaatgccaacaaaataactttttggttagtgtgtgtgtgtgtgtgtgtgtgtgtgtttcaacttTTTAACTGTAcaagaatgcttaaaaggccgctaaaatgttaaatatcggtTGTCGGTATCGGGTTTTTTGGCAaagaaaatattggatatcggtatcggccaaaaacgTAATACTGTATCCCTAATAAACGTTAGGCTTAACATGAGAAAATTACAACCAAACACTGTACCCTACCTCAGCGTTTATTTGTGAGGATGAGGTCGGCCATGTTTTATTGATGTCATCATGTAGCAACCAGGGAACTCACGAGAAGAAGAGATAGGGGGCTCAAGATGGCTCTATCTGTGTGGCCTATTGTGACTCCATGAAGAGAGTCAACTGACAATAAAAGCAAGCAGATATTACGTAGGGAATTAAATATGAATGGCCAGAGCATAGGGAAAAAAGTTGTCTGGTCACAGTCAATACGGCTCAGATCTTCAGGTCTCTTTGGGCAAAATCAAAACATGTGTCCTCCTGCTTCTGTATGTTCAACAACTGAATCCAGAACCTGTAACTAACTCTTAAGCTGTCTTTTTAATTTGACCagacatgtcagttaagaacaaattcttatttacaatgacggcctaggaacagtgggttaactgccttgttcaggggcagaacgacagatttttagctCACGGATTTGATCTACCAACCttgcggttactggcccaacactccaaccAATAGGCCACCTGCCACCTCAATGGGTAGTGGGTAGTCCGAATACATTGCATTTAAAACTGTACCTATGGGAGAGTGACTGTTGGGAggattagtagtgcactatatggggaaaagggtgccatttgtgatacaACCTGTGAATATCTGATATCTCAAGATCTCTTTCATGAGAACAAACTTTCAACCAGAAAAAAGGGAGAAAAATGGAGAAAAGCTTCTAGGAACATAAAGTGCTTTATATCAAAGGTAAATTAATGGAAATCAAACAATGGATGATTCTTGTGCACAGGAGAGTGTCTGGGAGGGAATAGCCAAATATCATTGTTAAATAACAACAAGAGAAGGGAAAAAGAAGCAACTGGCTTTGAAAGTACCAATCTGAGTAAAGATTTAcattaaaaacagataaaaagcGATCCTGTGTATGTTGACCTATCAGAACATCACACACAGAGTTCCATGAGATAAGGAGAAGTATTGATATGAACCGGTTAGgaattctctgtgtgtgtctgtgtctgtgcgtgtgcgtgtgcgtgtgcgtgtgtgtgtgtgtgtgtgtgtgtgtgtgtgcatgcatgtgcacCAAACCTAGGCGATCAACATTCAACCAcaagggaaggagtggtgaataCCAGGTGATGTGGTAGTATACgtaccagatagatgggttgcatcttatgtacactaaaaacaaatacaccaccctccctccccccatgATGATAAACCCTTTGTGTTCCAAAACATTCTGAGATTATCTGAACGGGGGTTGTCAGGGTAACCTGCTTGCTTTAATCTAGAGAGTAGTCTCTGTAGCCAATGGTAACGCATACTGCAGGCAAAGTGATACTGTTTCACTGGTGAATTACATATCAAGAGTTAATCTCATGGGAGGGGATAAAAGGTCAGTGGGTCAAGCTCATCAGGTTGATCTCGAATTTACTCCAGTTAATGGTACGACAAAACAACGTGAGGGTGTAGCGCAGAGCAGAGATGAAGCTAACAACGCTATCGCTAACCCGTTACTTTGGCGAGGACATATCCCCAGTACCTTTTCTTTTTACATTTCTTAGCATGGATTTGACCTAAGACTAGCTTTAGTTTACACACCATTTGTCCACattttaaaacacacacagaaccaACCAAATAAAGAATTTACAGGAATCAGTGTTGGACACTATACAATACGAACTAATATTAGAAACTGCTAAAGTGTATGATTATTTTACTTAGAACGTTCTGGCAGAAAGCTGCCACACATGATGATTTTGCTGGGAAGTATGTAATGTATTGAAGGGGTAACTGGTTGCACTCCTTGTAATGTAATCTATAGACAATATTCAGTAGCAAGTAGCTGGAGAACGGGTGGGTACAGGGTGCAACCAATGACACAACACGGCAGTGCAAGGATAGCCCTGCTCCTTCTGGggtgcacctcctcccagctgtctgtctgtccatccttgTCAGCCAATCTTGGACAATGATGTTGGTGATCCAACCAACGACGGACAACAATGTTGGTGTGTGGATAGGTGGTGGTAGAccagaggcagggatggagggagagagggggggagtcaTCCCAACCCCATCCCAAAACCCCAAGTAGCCGCCCCTTAGGAAACTGTCTTCTTCCCAGTCAGATCGCCATCCTTGGAGATCCTGTCCAGCCGCATGTAGGGTTCGAACGCAGAGGACCCGCACCCATACCCGGAAGCCAGTTCATGATGAGCGCCCCCTAGCAGCGGCATGGAGAAGCACAGTGAGTGCAACGGCGGCACGCCCAGACGCGACGAGGGCGGAGTCCCACCCAGGGAGGGCAACGACAGCCCGAAAGTCCCGCCCACCCCATGAACGCCATTTCCCGGTGGTGTGCTGCTACCCGGCGAGGAGGAGGAGCCTCCGGGGCTGCCCAGTAGAGAGCCGTTTCCTGGGTGGTGGGTGCCCAATAGGGGGTTGGGGGGCTGGGCGGAGAGGAGGCGCCCCTGCTCAAGGAGGCGCAGGATGTTACAGGTGGCCAGCGACtcggaggtggaggaggagcgcTTGTCAGAGTCCTTGGTTGTGTCTTTCTTCTGCTTGGTACGACGGTTCTGAAACCACACTTTGACCTGGAAGGACAGAAGAAGGGAGAGAA
Proteins encoded in this region:
- the vax2 gene encoding ventral anterior homeobox 2, with translation MFDQATNMGDEIAEDRNNDHRLGSNSQCRDGIDKCHTEIGGRSPVQSTTDTPGTSASTPTSSSEDGHDKLLGVDPDYCRRILVRDAKGTIREIVLPKGLDLDRPKRTRTSFTAEQLYRLELEFQRCQYVVGRERTELARQLNLSETQVKVWFQNRRTKQKKDTTKDSDKRSSSTSESLATCNILRLLEQGRLLSAQPPNPLLGTHHPGNGSLLGSPGGSSSSPGSSTPPGNGVHGVGGTFGLSLPSLGGTPPSSRLGVPPLHSLCFSMPLLGGAHHELASGYGCGSSAFEPYMRLDRISKDGDLTGKKTVS